In Phocoena phocoena chromosome 19, mPhoPho1.1, whole genome shotgun sequence, a genomic segment contains:
- the DYNLL2 gene encoding dynein light chain 2, cytoplasmic yields MSDRKAVIKNADMSEDMQQDAVDCATQAMEKYNIEKDIAAYIKKEFDKKYNPTWHCIVGRNFGSYVTHETKHFIYFYLGQVAILLFKSG; encoded by the exons ATGTCTGACCGGAAGGCAGTGATCAAGAACGCAGACATGTCTGAGGACATGCAACAAGATGCCGTTGACTGCGCCACGCAGGCTATGGAGAAGTACAACATAGAGAAGGACATTGCTGCCTATATCAAGAAG gaaTTTGACAAGAAATACAACCCTACCTGGCATTGTATTGTGGGCCGAAATTTTGGCAGCTACGTTACACACGAGACAAAGCACTTCATCTATTTTTACTTGGGTCAAGTTGCAATCCTCCTCTTCAAGTCAGGCTAG